Proteins encoded by one window of Muntiacus reevesi chromosome 6, mMunRee1.1, whole genome shotgun sequence:
- the PPIA gene encoding peptidyl-prolyl cis-trans isomerase A: MVNPTVFFDIAVDGEPLGRVSFELFADKVPKTAENFRALSTGEKGFGYKGSCFHRIIPGFMCQGGDFTRHNGTGGKSIYGEKFDDENFILKHTGPGILSMANAGPNTNGSQFFICTAKTEWLDGKHVVFGKVKEGMNIVEAMERFGSRNGKTSKKITIADCGQI, translated from the exons ATGGTCAACCCCACCGTCTTCTTCGACATCGCTGTCGACGGCGAGCCTTTGGGCCGCGTCTCTTTTGAG CTGTTTGCAGACAAAGTTCCAAAGACAGCAG AAAACTTTCGTGCTCTGAGCACTGGGGAGAAAGGATTTGGTTATAAAGGTTCCTGCTTTCACAGAATAATTCCAGGATTTATGTGCCAG GGTGGTGACTTCACACGCCATAATGGTACTGGTGGCAAGTCCATCTATGGCGAGAAATTTGACGATGAGAATTTCATCCTGAAGCATACGGGTCCTGGCATCTTGTCCATGGCAAATGCTGGCCCCAACACAAATGGTTCCCAGTTTTTCATCTGCACTGCCAAGACTGAGTG GTTGGATGGCAAGCATGTGGTCTTTGGCAAGGTGAAAGAGGGCATGAATATTGTGGAAGCCATGGAGCGCTTTGGGTCCAGGAATGGCAAGACCAGCAAGAAGATCACCATTGCTGACTGTGGACAAATCTAA